In the genome of Opitutia bacterium KCR 482, one region contains:
- a CDS encoding NADH-quinone oxidoreductase subunit A yields MEPVSYIPVLVQIVVAVGMGAAIVAASHIFGQRAKTNAVKDSAYECGNAPEGIPHPRFGARFYLVAMLFVVFDIEVVFMLPLAMAYPDLVSEKLPVALPVMFFIALMAAGLFYEVKKDALNWNIPKSN; encoded by the coding sequence ATGGAACCGGTTTCATACATACCCGTATTGGTGCAAATCGTGGTCGCGGTCGGAATGGGCGCGGCGATTGTCGCGGCGAGCCACATTTTCGGACAGCGCGCAAAAACGAACGCCGTAAAAGATTCGGCATACGAATGCGGCAACGCGCCCGAAGGCATACCGCACCCGCGCTTCGGGGCGAGGTTCTATCTGGTTGCAATGCTTTTTGTGGTGTTCGACATCGAAGTGGTCTTCATGCTTCCGCTGGCGATGGCGTATCCCGACCTCGTTTCGGAGAAACTGCCGGTTGCGCTTCCCGTGATGTTCTTCATTGCGCTCATGGCGGCGGGGCTTTTCTACGAAGTCAAAAAAGACGCCCTCAACTGGAACATTCCGAAGTCGAACTAA